In Nocardioides sp. JQ2195, a genomic segment contains:
- a CDS encoding Fe-S cluster assembly protein HesB has product MHAIDEGEHMLNLTENASTIVKDIADQGGPETAGLRISSDDSSEQAFAVNAAAQAEPGDQVVEQDGATIFLDENAALQLDDKVLDAAVDQQGGVQFALAQQA; this is encoded by the coding sequence ATGCACGCAATCGACGAAGGAGAGCACATGCTCAACCTGACCGAGAATGCCAGCACGATCGTCAAGGACATCGCCGACCAGGGCGGTCCCGAGACCGCGGGACTCCGCATCAGCAGCGACGACTCCTCCGAGCAGGCCTTCGCCGTGAACGCTGCGGCCCAGGCCGAGCCGGGTGACCAGGTCGTCGAACAGGATGGCGCGACCATCTTTCTCGACGAGAACGCCGCGCTCCAGCTCGACGACAAGGTGCTCGATGCCGCCGTCGACCAGCAGGGTGGCGTCCAGTTCGCCCTGGCCCAGCAGGCCTGA
- a CDS encoding OsmC family protein — protein sequence MSDSETLRSIDLTRIGDARYKATNKRGGVLPIGSGEDPDFTPVELLLAAIAGCSAIDVDAITGKRAQPESFDVHCSADKVRDDDGNHLTNVQITFNVVFPEGDAGDAAREFLPRSIEMSRDRLCTVSRTVALPTEVEYHRA from the coding sequence ATGAGCGATTCGGAGACCCTGCGCAGCATCGACCTGACCCGCATCGGGGATGCGCGCTACAAGGCCACCAACAAGCGAGGCGGCGTGCTGCCGATCGGGTCGGGCGAGGACCCTGACTTCACCCCGGTGGAGCTCCTCCTGGCGGCGATTGCCGGCTGCAGCGCGATCGACGTCGACGCGATCACCGGCAAGCGCGCCCAGCCTGAGTCGTTCGACGTGCACTGCTCGGCCGACAAGGTCCGCGACGACGACGGCAACCACCTGACCAATGTCCAGATCACCTTCAACGTGGTGTTCCCGGAAGGCGACGCGGGCGACGCGGCTCGCGAGTTCCTGCCGCGTTCCATCGAGATGTCACGCGACCGGCTGTGCACGGTCAGCCGCACGGTCGCGCTGCCCACCGAGGTGGAGTACCACCGGGCCTGA
- a CDS encoding oxidoreductase: protein MPRTAWTRDRMAAQDGRCFVVTGATGGLGLEVTRALAVAGAEVVMAVRDVARGEAAAERVRRTGARGRVEVRLLDVSDLGSVRTFAEELDRVDVLVNNAGIMAVPERRTVDGFESQIGTNHLGHFALSNLVLPRLTDRVVVVSSASHRSGDLDVDDLDFERRGYSAYGAYAQSKLANLLFVAELQRRLDDCGSSLRATAAHPGYTATGIQGGTGSRAFTGLSNLGNALFGMKPSQGALPILFAATEDLPGNSYVGPSGPGELFGHPTLVGRSPRANDSDLAAALWRRSESLTGVDWPL from the coding sequence ATGCCGCGAACTGCATGGACCCGCGACCGGATGGCCGCCCAGGACGGGCGCTGCTTCGTGGTCACGGGCGCCACCGGCGGTCTGGGCCTCGAGGTGACCCGCGCGCTCGCCGTCGCCGGCGCCGAGGTGGTGATGGCGGTGCGCGACGTGGCGCGCGGCGAGGCTGCCGCCGAGCGGGTACGCCGAACCGGTGCGCGTGGCCGGGTCGAGGTGCGCCTGCTGGACGTCTCCGACCTGGGGTCGGTGCGCACCTTCGCCGAGGAGCTCGACCGTGTCGACGTGCTGGTCAACAACGCGGGGATCATGGCGGTGCCGGAGCGTCGGACCGTCGACGGGTTCGAGTCCCAGATCGGCACCAACCACTTGGGCCACTTCGCCCTGTCCAACCTCGTGCTGCCGCGGCTGACCGACCGGGTGGTCGTGGTCAGCTCGGCGTCCCACCGCAGCGGGGACCTCGACGTCGACGACCTCGACTTCGAGCGGCGCGGCTACTCGGCGTACGGCGCCTACGCGCAGTCGAAGCTGGCGAACCTGCTGTTCGTGGCGGAGCTGCAACGACGACTGGACGACTGCGGGTCGTCACTGCGGGCCACCGCCGCCCATCCCGGCTACACCGCGACCGGCATCCAGGGTGGCACCGGGAGCCGGGCCTTCACCGGGCTGAGCAACCTCGGCAACGCACTGTTCGGGATGAAGCCGTCGCAGGGTGCGCTGCCGATCCTCTTCGCCGCGACCGAGGACCTGCCCGGCAACAGCTACGTCGGCCCGAGCGGCCCGGGTGAGCTCTTCGGGCATCCCACGCTGGTCGGACGCTCGCCGCGGGCGAACGACTCCGACCTGGCTGCGGCGCTGTGGCGGCGGTCCGAGTCGCTCACGGGCGTCGACTGGCCGCTGTGA
- a CDS encoding peptidylprolyl isomerase: protein MLKRSLALATALTLFSFAACSNDDGGGNDDVTAENSATSAAPAESTSPEAAAGAGSCSYPADGSPAKEATPPPATAPRAARIPVTLETSVGDLKASLDARRTPCTVNSFLSLADQDYFDDTECHRLTTEGIHVLQCGDPTGTGMGGPGYRFDDELTGKETYPAGTLAMANAGPGTNGSQFFMVYKDSPLPAAYTVFGKVDVASIRILQKVAAKGSDNANGPGDGSPNTKVVIDEVDD from the coding sequence ATGCTGAAGCGAAGCCTGGCCCTGGCCACCGCACTGACCCTCTTCTCCTTCGCCGCGTGCTCGAACGACGACGGGGGCGGCAACGACGACGTGACGGCCGAGAACTCCGCCACCTCGGCGGCGCCGGCGGAGTCGACCTCACCGGAGGCAGCAGCCGGCGCGGGCTCGTGCTCGTACCCAGCGGACGGATCGCCTGCCAAGGAGGCGACGCCGCCACCGGCGACGGCACCGAGGGCCGCTCGCATCCCCGTCACCCTCGAGACCAGCGTCGGCGACCTCAAGGCTTCGCTCGACGCGAGGCGCACCCCCTGCACGGTCAACTCGTTCCTGTCGCTGGCCGACCAGGACTACTTCGACGACACCGAGTGCCACCGACTCACCACGGAGGGCATCCATGTCCTCCAGTGCGGAGACCCCACCGGCACGGGGATGGGTGGTCCCGGTTATCGCTTCGACGACGAGCTCACCGGCAAGGAGACCTACCCGGCCGGCACCCTGGCCATGGCCAACGCCGGGCCGGGCACGAACGGGTCACAGTTCTTCATGGTCTACAAGGACTCCCCGCTGCCGGCGGCATACACCGTGTTCGGCAAGGTCGACGTCGCCAGCATCCGCATCCTCCAGAAGGTGGCGGCCAAGGGGTCCGACAATGCCAACGGTCCCGGGGACGGCTCCCCGAACACGAAGGTCGTCATCGACGAGGTCGACGACTGA
- a CDS encoding TIGR02206 family membrane protein, giving the protein MTLMTASTFVTIGPSHVAMLALFVAGIWPVVALGRAQRGAADPRRASRWFAVAIMAFTVPMQIVDFMPGQYAFDTTLPLQLCDFAWIAAVVALLTHHRFFVALTYFWGLVLTTQGLLTPWLTADFPNPKYIGFWGMHILIVWAAIHLTWGLGLRPAWRDYASTVAATATWAVSVFTFNAVTGTNYGFLNRKPSTGSLLDHLGPWPSYVVLEVLIVASVWALMTWPWVARGQRDGAASIAAC; this is encoded by the coding sequence ATGACCTTGATGACTGCCTCCACCTTCGTGACCATCGGTCCGTCTCACGTGGCGATGCTGGCCCTGTTCGTCGCCGGCATCTGGCCGGTCGTCGCACTCGGGCGTGCCCAGCGTGGCGCAGCGGACCCGCGGCGGGCCAGCCGGTGGTTCGCCGTCGCGATCATGGCCTTCACCGTTCCGATGCAGATCGTCGACTTCATGCCGGGGCAGTATGCCTTCGACACCACCCTTCCCCTGCAGCTGTGCGACTTCGCCTGGATCGCCGCGGTGGTCGCGCTGCTGACCCACCACCGGTTCTTCGTGGCCCTCACCTACTTCTGGGGACTCGTGCTGACCACCCAGGGCCTGTTGACCCCTTGGCTGACCGCCGACTTCCCGAACCCGAAGTACATCGGTTTCTGGGGCATGCACATCCTCATTGTGTGGGCCGCCATCCACCTGACCTGGGGCCTGGGCCTGCGGCCCGCCTGGCGCGACTACGCCAGCACGGTGGCCGCCACCGCGACCTGGGCCGTCTCGGTCTTCACGTTCAACGCCGTCACCGGCACCAACTACGGCTTCCTGAACCGCAAGCCCAGCACCGGCTCCTTGCTCGACCACCTCGGTCCGTGGCCGTCGTACGTCGTGCTGGAGGTGCTGATCGTGGCCTCCGTGTGGGCGTTGATGACCTGGCCATGGGTCGCCCGGGGCCAGCGCGACGGGGCGGCTAGCATCGCCGCATGCTGA
- a CDS encoding (Fe-S)-binding protein, whose product MDTQEAAGVRVGLMITCINDAMFPDTGKSVVRLLRRLGVEVEFPPAQTCCGQPMVNTGYFDEAVPMVRNFVDAFAGYDYVVTPSGSCTGSARHQHQIVARRSGDPGLVRAVEEVAPRVVELSEFLVDVLGVVDVGAYFPHQVTYHPTCHSLRMLGVGDRPTRLLGAVRGLRLVELPAAEQCCGFGGTFAVKNADTSVAMGSDKARHVLDTGAEVLVAGDNSCLMHIGGILSRQRSGIRVMHLADVLASTEGDAGQTGDAGPAKTEEMLP is encoded by the coding sequence ATGGACACCCAGGAGGCGGCCGGGGTGCGGGTCGGACTGATGATCACCTGCATCAATGACGCGATGTTCCCCGACACGGGGAAGTCCGTGGTGCGGTTGTTGCGTCGTCTCGGTGTCGAGGTGGAGTTCCCACCGGCCCAGACCTGTTGCGGACAACCGATGGTCAACACCGGCTACTTCGACGAGGCGGTGCCGATGGTGCGCAACTTCGTGGATGCGTTCGCCGGCTACGACTACGTGGTCACGCCGAGCGGGTCCTGCACCGGCAGCGCTCGTCACCAGCACCAGATCGTGGCCCGTCGATCCGGTGACCCGGGTCTGGTCCGGGCAGTGGAGGAGGTCGCGCCACGAGTCGTCGAGCTCAGTGAGTTCCTCGTCGACGTGCTCGGCGTGGTCGACGTGGGCGCCTACTTCCCGCACCAGGTGACCTATCACCCGACCTGCCACTCCCTGCGGATGCTGGGGGTCGGTGACCGACCGACCCGCCTCCTCGGCGCGGTGCGGGGCCTCCGGTTGGTCGAGCTGCCGGCGGCGGAGCAGTGTTGCGGCTTCGGTGGGACGTTCGCGGTCAAGAACGCCGACACCTCGGTGGCGATGGGCTCCGACAAGGCCCGTCACGTGCTGGACACGGGGGCGGAGGTTCTGGTGGCCGGTGACAACTCGTGCCTCATGCACATCGGGGGGATCCTCTCGAGACAGCGATCCGGGATCCGGGTGATGCACCTGGCCGACGTCCTGGCCAGCACGGAGGGCGACGCCGGGCAGACCGGGGACGCCGGCCCGGCGAAGACCGAGGAGATGCTGCCATGA
- a CDS encoding lactate utilization protein B: protein MSATFVGMPAFPEAARRALENTQQRHNLAHATGTIRDKRAAVVAEVDDWEALRLAGAAIKDQTLRHLDDHLVALEAALQERGATVHWARDAEEACRIVADVARAHDVDEVVKVKSMATQEIGLNEALEAEGISAWETDLAELIVQLGDDLPSHILVPAIHRNRSEIREIFRSAMGEVGRPAPDPLSDDPADLAGAARLHLREKFLRARMAVSGANFAVAETGTLVVVESEGNGRMCLTLPEVLVSVVGIEKVVPTWQDLEVFLQLLPRSSTGERMNPYTSTWTGAVPGDGPQEVHVVLLDNGRTRALADEMGRQALRCIRCSACLNVCPVYERTGGHAYGSVYPGPIGAILNPLLKGTGVDEQTDSLPYASSLCGACFEACPVRIDIPSVLVELRGQVVDAHRGGVPKPEAVAMRGAGWVLSSSARTARSERAAAFAGRLLNRLPGGRRQGDRRVLGSIPMPGAGSAWSQARDVPVPATESFRDWWSRTDGGEDES, encoded by the coding sequence ATGAGTGCGACCTTCGTCGGCATGCCCGCCTTTCCGGAAGCCGCCCGCAGGGCACTGGAGAACACCCAGCAACGGCACAACCTGGCCCACGCCACGGGCACGATCCGTGACAAGCGGGCTGCGGTGGTCGCCGAGGTCGACGACTGGGAGGCACTGCGCCTGGCGGGTGCCGCGATCAAGGACCAGACGCTGCGCCACCTCGACGACCACCTGGTCGCGCTCGAGGCCGCGCTCCAGGAGCGTGGGGCCACGGTGCACTGGGCACGCGACGCCGAGGAAGCCTGTCGGATCGTCGCCGACGTGGCTCGCGCCCACGACGTCGACGAGGTCGTGAAGGTGAAGTCGATGGCCACCCAGGAGATCGGCCTCAACGAGGCGCTCGAGGCGGAGGGCATCTCCGCGTGGGAGACCGACCTGGCCGAGCTGATCGTGCAGCTGGGCGACGACCTGCCCTCCCACATCCTGGTGCCCGCGATCCACCGCAACCGCTCGGAGATCCGGGAGATCTTCCGCTCGGCGATGGGAGAGGTCGGCCGGCCGGCACCCGACCCGTTGAGCGACGACCCGGCGGACCTCGCCGGGGCCGCACGGCTGCACCTGCGCGAGAAGTTCCTGCGCGCGAGGATGGCGGTCTCCGGCGCCAACTTCGCGGTGGCCGAGACGGGCACCCTGGTGGTCGTCGAGTCCGAGGGGAACGGTCGCATGTGCCTGACCCTGCCCGAGGTCCTGGTGTCGGTGGTCGGCATCGAGAAGGTGGTGCCGACCTGGCAGGACCTCGAGGTGTTCCTGCAGCTGTTGCCGCGCTCCTCGACCGGGGAGCGAATGAATCCCTACACCTCGACCTGGACCGGTGCGGTGCCCGGCGACGGTCCCCAGGAGGTGCACGTGGTGCTCCTCGACAACGGCCGCACCCGGGCCCTAGCCGACGAGATGGGCCGCCAGGCGTTGCGGTGCATCCGGTGCTCGGCCTGCCTCAACGTCTGTCCGGTCTACGAACGCACCGGCGGCCATGCCTACGGCTCCGTCTATCCCGGGCCGATCGGTGCGATCCTCAACCCGCTGCTGAAGGGCACCGGTGTCGACGAGCAGACCGATTCGCTGCCCTATGCCTCGTCCCTGTGTGGTGCCTGCTTCGAGGCCTGCCCGGTGCGCATCGACATACCTTCCGTGCTGGTCGAGCTCCGTGGTCAGGTGGTCGATGCACATCGCGGCGGCGTGCCGAAGCCCGAGGCAGTGGCGATGCGAGGTGCCGGCTGGGTGCTCTCGTCATCCGCGCGTACGGCGCGGTCCGAGCGCGCAGCCGCGTTCGCCGGCCGACTGCTGAACCGCTTGCCCGGTGGCCGCAGGCAGGGTGATCGACGGGTCCTCGGCAGCATCCCGATGCCCGGCGCAGGAAGCGCGTGGTCGCAGGCCCGCGACGTGCCGGTGCCGGCGACGGAGTCCTTCCGTGACTGGTGGTCGCGGACCGACGGAGGGGAGGACGAGTCGTGA
- a CDS encoding lactate utilization protein C translates to MSARDDILARVREAVSDAPEVAEPPRDYRRAPELAGEDLLAQFVERVEDYRATVTRCTEAEVPRELERLLDGVLRVVVPDGFPWSVPGGEPDNAKSAAELNDVDAVVTTSSVGIAETGTVVLSHGPGQGRRALSLVPDLHVCVIHADQVVAGVNEAVGMLDPLQPQTWISGPSATSDIELSRVEGVHGPRTLHVLLVE, encoded by the coding sequence GTGAGCGCCCGTGACGACATCCTGGCCAGGGTCCGCGAAGCGGTGAGCGACGCGCCCGAGGTGGCCGAGCCGCCCCGCGACTACCGTCGTGCGCCCGAGCTGGCCGGGGAGGACCTGCTCGCCCAGTTCGTCGAACGGGTCGAGGACTACCGCGCCACCGTCACCCGGTGCACCGAGGCGGAGGTGCCCCGCGAGCTCGAGCGACTGCTCGACGGAGTCCTCCGGGTCGTGGTTCCTGACGGCTTCCCGTGGTCGGTGCCCGGCGGCGAGCCCGACAACGCGAAGTCGGCCGCGGAGCTGAACGACGTGGACGCGGTGGTGACCACCTCCTCGGTCGGCATCGCGGAGACCGGAACCGTGGTGCTCAGCCACGGTCCGGGCCAAGGGCGTCGGGCGCTGTCGCTGGTGCCCGACCTCCATGTCTGTGTGATCCACGCCGATCAGGTCGTGGCCGGTGTGAACGAAGCGGTCGGGATGCTCGACCCGCTCCAGCCACAGACCTGGATCAGCGGCCCCAGTGCCACGAGCGACATCGAGCTGTCGCGGGTCGAGGGTGTGCACGGCCCACGCACGCTCCACGTGCTGCTGGTGGAGTGA